A region from the Hydra vulgaris chromosome 08, alternate assembly HydraT2T_AEP genome encodes:
- the LOC136082952 gene encoding uncharacterized protein LOC136082952 — translation MDLLLEALFVFVKVICVKLEIDGVVMNVISVYAPQVSCYKEEKEEFWRELDEVVLQVPIKERTILGADFNGHVGEGNSGDEELMGRKILGVTSGQKKIDKETWWWNEEVQESLREKRLAKKNWHLQQDEESRQKYKEMCGKTKRAVAKAKEKAYSNLYEKLNTKEGEKDLFRLAKQRNRDVQDVQQVRMINDKDGNVLSSEESVLGRWKEYLGN, via the exons AGTGATCTGTGTAAAGTTAGAAATTGATGGGGTGGTGATGAATGTCATAAGTGTTTATGCTCCTCAGGTAAGTTGTTATAAGGAGGAGAAAGAAGAATTCTGGAGAGAGTTAGATGAAGTTGTTCTACAGGTTCCTATTAAAGAGAGAACGATTCTTGGAGCAGATTTTAATGGACATGTTGGTGAAGGGAACAGTGGCGACGAGGAGTTGATGGGAAG GAAGATTCTTGGTGTGACATCAGGACAGAAGAAGATAGACAAGGAGACGTGGTGGTGGAATGAGGAAGTTCAGGAAAGTTTAAGAGAAAAGCGGTTGGCTAAAAAGAATTGGCATCTCCAGCAAGATGAAGAAAGTAGACAGAAGTACAAGGAGATGTGTGGCAAGACAAAGAGAGCAGTGGCAAAAGCTAAAGAAAAGGCATATAGTAATCTGTATGAGAAGTTGAACACTAAGGAAGGGGAAAAGGATCTGTTCAGATTGGCCAAACAGAGAAACCGTGATGTGCAGGATGTGCAGCAGGTTAGGATGATTAACGATAAAGATGGAAATGTGTTGTCTAGTGAGGAGAGTGTCTTGGGAAGGTGGAAGGAGTATTTGGGGAACTGA
- the LOC136082953 gene encoding uncharacterized protein LOC136082953, producing MFADDIVICSESREQVEVNLERWRYALESRGMKVSRSKTEYMCVNERPDGRQVQLQGVDSVKVDEFTYLGSRVQSNGGSEREVKKRMQAGWCEWHKVSGVICDRRVSARMKGKIYRTVVRPTMLYGLETVVPTKRQVREMEVSEMKMLRFSFGVTKKDRIRNEFIRGSAHVACFGDKVRESRLRCFGHVQRRQKAILAGRFWGWNFQVRGGEVDLRGGL from the coding sequence atgtttgctgatgacattGTGATCTGTAGTGAGAGTAGGGAGCAAGTGGAGGTAAACTTGGAAAGATGGAGGTATGCTTTGGAAAGCAGGGGAATGAAAGTGAGCAGAAGTAAAACAGAGTACATGTGTGTGAATGAGAGGCCAGACGGTAGACAGGTCCAGTTACAAGGAGTTGATTCGGTGAAGGTTGACGAGTTTACCTACTTAGGGTCGAGGGTACAGAGTAATGGAGGAAGTGAAAGAGAGGTAAAGAAGAGAATGCAAGCAGGGTGGTGTGAATGGCACAAAGTGTCGGGTGTGATCTGTGATAGAAGGGTGTCGGCTAGAATGAAGGGTAAGATCTATAGGACAGTAGTGAGACCTACTATGTTGTATGGACTGGAGACAGTGGTACCGACAAAGAGACAAGTGAGGGAGATGGAGGTATCTGAGATGAAGATGTTAAGATTCTCATTTGGGGTGACGAAGAAGGATAGGATCAGAAATGAGTTTATTAGAGGATCAGCACATGTAGCATGTTTTGGAGATAAAGTTAGAGAATCAAGATTGAGATGTTTTGGACATGTACAGAGGAGACAGAAAGCTATATTGGCAGGAAGGTTTTGGGGATGGAACTTCCAGGTAAGAGGAGGAGAGGTAGACCTAAGAGGCGGTTTATAG